The following DNA comes from Triticum aestivum cultivar Chinese Spring chromosome 3D, IWGSC CS RefSeq v2.1, whole genome shotgun sequence.
TATTCTGTCAAAGGGGAACCAATTTAAGAGCATTTTTTTTACTAACTAGGTTGTCTTACTATATACTCTATTTACATTATTAACCACTTAGATATGTGTTAAAAAACACTTAGGATATCTAACTTTTTTTAATGTAAAGTAAAATATGAGCATTATGGCCCCAAAACAGAAAAGATACAGGGTAATAGATAAATGAACAGTGTGACTGGGACGCAATCATTCCATGAGTTCCATGTATTTCAGACAAAGTGAATATAACTAGATCCATGACCAGCGACAAACTAAAATTACAACTAAGATCTTTTTTTTCTTGGACAAAATTACAACTAGTCTGAGCAGGCCCATGTAAAATGGATATAATTTGAAGCAATTGTACACTAAAAATGTGCCGAAATTCTTGCATCTTGCTATTTGGGGTAGAATGAAATAAGATTCTCTCATGGAGCCGATTTAGGGGGGCAACAAGAAATGAATAAAAGCAACATTTTTTCTGGTTCTCgatgcatatgaatatatatgtgAAACAACAAATGGGTCAGATGTAGATGCCATGTAGCGTTCATACATCTATAGAGATGTGTCATTTTTTAATTTTCCACGTATGTACTTGGCATGATTTCAAGTGATTTTTCGCTGGTTTGAACTTGACCTTAACTGATGTACACATGCATAGTAAGCAAATTTGACTTCAGTTGAGAAACCAATTTGACATTATTGCACATTTCAAACTTCGTTGATGTCTTACATCTCCAGAATCCATGAGAATTTAGTTTTTCTTCTTGGCTAATATGAATATTTTATATGATTGTCTACTGTTTCTGTTAATGTGTCTGATGTGTTGTCTATAGCTACTTAGGATTGTTGACTACATATTCAAATTGGCCATACATGTAAGTTGAACAAGCCAATCAGTCTAGTAAGAGAATGTGTTCCATAACTCCATTGTGCAGTATTAGGGAGTAGTAAAGTATTTATACAGTTTTCTACATGTCCATGAATAAGCGTTAGAATAAAGCTTTTGTATGCCATCATTTTAAGTTGAGAATAATATCTGCGTGACCTCTTGCTTTTGAGTGTAGGCAATAGATCATGCAGAGAGTGCAACACTGTATGCAAATAGGAGTGTTTGTAAACTGCTCATGGGTGATGGTGAAGGTGCTTTGTCAGATGCTCTCAGGTGCAGAATGCTCCGGCCTGATTGGGTAAAAGCTTGCTACCGTCAAGCTGCAGCTCACATGCTACTCAAGGTAGGTCTAGCTTGCCATTTCATATTGATCTTACAGTCCGGTCACGTTCACTGATTTGCTCTGCGCCCAGGAGTATAAACAAGCATGTGATGCTTTCTTGGATGCACAAAAGTTGGATGCTGAGAATGCTGAAGTTGAGTGTGAACTTCGGTAATCTACTCACTTATGCTTCTCTTTTCAGTGTAATCCCGATACTGCTAGTATGAGTTTAGGTTGGCAACGTGCTTTATTAGTGTTGAGAAGCAGTTGCACACTGGACTATCACGGCAAAAGCCATCAATGCAATTCCTTACAAGCCTCTGAATAACTTCTTTTGTTCGTTTTATGTGCCGCTTCTCTATCGGTCACACCGTAGGGCTGGACCTATGATGTCAGCCCCAGAAAGAGGGATCATATGGTTATTTAGTTGCATATTGAAGGAATCATGTAGTTCATTCCTTATGCTTTTGAATTCGTGCAGGAAGGCTAGGGAACTCATGAAGAATCCTCCTGCTGAAGTTGAGCAGTGAGGCAGGCTGCAACAGGCTGCAACATGTGTCAGTTCTTACTAAAAGTGGAATTTCTTGTCTGGCGAAACACTGAAACGTGTGGCGAATCTTGCATCTTCAGACTCCTAAGGCGATTTTGTACGAGATTTTCTTGTCTGGCCCTTGGATCGTAATGGCCATACGCAGTTCCTTTTCTTTTAGATGAGTATTTTGCAATTCTAGTTACTCGGTCTCCTGTGCAAGACTTGTTATCTTTCATGATCTCTCTGTCTCTCAGGTATACATAACACGGTTTTAGTGTTGGATTATTCATCTGGTTCTTGTGCATTTCCCACAAATAAGAGCATATTTTGGTCGTACCATCATGTGTCTGTCTTTGCGTCCAACCATTTTGATAAAGTGCATATGCAGCTTAGCTCTTTTAGACAGTTATATGGTGCACGACATGATCCCTGACCCCTCTGCGGTTGAAGTTGCTAATATGAGTCATGTTGGCCGGCCTTTGGTGACCGGAGTTGCCATCACCGCCGCAGCCGATGTGCTGTTCGCAGCCGCACCGATTGACACGAACACGACGGTGGGTCAATGGCTGCTAACTGTGGCCTGGTGCAGATGGGAGACAACGCTCAGATAGTCGACATCAGGTCAATGCCTTGTCAGGTCAGGGCGGCCACCGACCGGTCTTGAATTGGGTTGTTGCTGGCAAAGATGGGTGTGGGGCCATGTGACTGAGGGCCGGCCACCAGAGAAATGAGAGTGAGTGGGCAGTGACGAGAGAGAGGAAAGAGAGTTATGAGACGTCTCGTCGTCTCCCATGCTTCCCAATGCATGCTGGTGAGGTACGTGTGGCTTTTGCGGACCTGGCTTAGGAAAAACGACCAATTTGATCGCCCCCTCAGCCTGGCCCGGGAGTGCTTTTAAGGTTCGTGCGGCCTAGAAAATACATGTAGGCCAAGCAACCAAACGCCCAGTTTTTGCATCGTGCGAGCTACCAAGCGTGCCCAAAGAGCAAGCATGAGAGAGGAGGAGAAAGGCGGCGAGTGGCCGGTCTGTGGCGCGGCTATGTCCCGCCTATTGCGCCGCAGAAGCCTGCCTCGCCTATATGGTGCCGCTGGTGGGCTGGCCCAGTAGGACGTgcacgtcatgctgacatcacccgTTGTTTTCGGTTTAAATGTTAAATCTATTTCAAATGCATATATTACAAAAACTTAAATTTACTTAAGAAATTAAAGcccaaaatttaaaaaatgttaacatAGTATAAAAATTGTTAGCGTAGTTTTAAAAACTGTTCATAACTTTAATAAAAATGTTCGTGACAATGAAAAAATGTTTCCagattttaaaaaatatatatgcattttttttgaaaattttgtatACAATATAGTAAAAAAATGTCTGTGTAGCATAATTTGTTTTTATACCATCAAAAAATGTAAGTGAAATTTCATTCAAATATTCCCACATTAAATGTGGATGACATTTAAAAAATTCAAAAGTATTTATACAATGTATAAAAAAATGTACAACTTGTATTTACAAAATGTTACCGTGTATTAAAAAAGTgtttaaaaatatttattttaaaaatatacAATATGTGTTTGAAAGATGTCCAATGTGTATCATAAAAATGTTTCATGTGTGCTCTCAAAATGTACATTGTATACGTAGGAAAAAAGTAGATATGAGTTTCAAAAACATGATAAAACACAAAATAATAAAAAATGAAAGCAAAACAACcaaagaaaaccaagaaagaagaaaaaaaccaAATATAACAAACAAAGAAAAGGAAAGCCGAGAAAAACCAATGAGAAAACAGAGACAAccaaagtaaaataaaaaacaaGCCCAAATAAAATCGTGAAAAGACAAAGCGACCGCGACTACCAGGCTAAATAGGCCAGCCCGTTAGTGGTGGCCCGTCTGGGTACTGGAAAGAAATCGAGCCAGCCTTTGATTTGGAGGCGGATACAAAAGGTAAAAAAAATAGGAGCCTCGGAGAGAATCGAAACTCTGTCTCAATAAAAAAAAAATAAGACGAAGAGGATCGAGGAGCCGTCGGCGAGAACAAGACCTGCGAGCGGAATAATCCTCTCCGATGGCGGCAGCGCTTCGTTCTGCGGCGAGGAAAATCTGCGGTCACGCCTTTGAGCGACCGCAGGCGCTTCTCAGGACGGCCGCTTCAGCTGCCATCAAGGAGGAGCGGGGGCGGCTGCTGCCAGGGATTAGCCATGGCCGAAGCTCACTCCGCCAGTTCACCTCCTCCGAATCACCGAGTGTTCTTAATAATAAGAACAAGGTACGCACGCACTTTCCAGCCCGTGCGAAATTAACAAAATCAGATCTAGGGTTGTTCTTCCCCTTTTCCGCGCTGAGATCCAAATATCATATTAAGGGGCAAAACAAAATTAGTACGTAGTATGTTAACTGGCTAACTATTTTCGGGATACACGATTctctttattctttttctcttcAGTTGTATTCTGCTAATTGCTATAAAAAACATGTTTCTTTTCATTGTGGCTTGGCTGGCTACTCTAATTGTCAGTGAAAATATCAATTTAACGTGACTCCAAAATTTTCCAAATTCTGAATGGATCAACGGAAGAAGCAATAGAAAATCCCGTGTTTTATTGGATTTTTTTTATCACCGTAATTTTTAGGTTGTAGATATAACTGTCTATTTTAACTCTAATCATAACTGCTTACTACAATTGATTATTTTATATTGATTAAAGTGCACTTTGCAGGGTTGTAGATATTTTTCTCAAAGAGGAATGAATGGGCTTATGAAACACAAAGCTTCTTCCAATCATCTGGTTATTAGATGGTGAGTTATACGGATATATGATACATATGTCATGCGATGAATTTATTTAGCCCCTTTGTTGATTTATCACTTATTTAAGGTGAATAACTTTTGAGAATTGAGCTTTGATTGTAAATTTGTTGTGGAATACTATTTAGATTCGCAAAATCGCAGCAATATCAAAGTACTTTTAAATATAGATCAAATCATAGCAATCTTTTATCATATCATCCATTGCTTGAAATGTTGTACGTGATTATACCCTATATTTGAAACACATAATTTCATTCATTGGATTTTTTTTTAAAGTATGAACCGACTCAATAGTTTTTATACAATTTTCCATATTGGATACCCGTTGAACTTTTGTATATTTATTATTTCAATTTAGCATGGTTTGCAAGTAATTTTGCTATTTCCAAGTTTGTAATTTGATTTATAAACTCAGCAAGACCTACAATATTGTTGAGATTTTTTGCAATTCTTGTACCTTATAACTAGGAATGTGCTCACATAATTATGCAATAACTTCCCTTTTTTCCCCAGGTTATCACGCGAGCAGTCATTGAAGTCGCGCTCGTGTAGCTTATTATCAGCCTCCGAAGATAAACCACCTACTTACTTTGTGGCTTCAAGATTTATTTGTTTGGCAATGATGTCTGTGTATATCTTAACACTTTGTCATGTGTCAATTCCCTACTATAAGTCAACCATGAATGTGGTAGAGGATAAGTAGGTTGCCACAGTGTACTTGAACTTGGATGTGTCAGAACTTATGTTCCATTCAGCTTCTACCTTATCTTTGTGTGGAATCCAACAGTATGAACTGGTTTCCCCATCAGGGCTgtcttttttttttcttcgataTATATATAGATTCTATAATCATGTACTTCGGTTTCATGTTTCAATGTTTGTCATTATATGTGTCTTTCTTGCTGAGCGCTATTTGGATGAACTTTTGTTGTATGGTGTGGCAACATGGGCATGAACGGACATTTTAATCTGACCTCGTTCGAGATGCTCAGCTATGTGTGGTCAGTGACAATCGACAGCGTCTCTGTTAAAAAATATTCGTAATTACTAGCAGCATTCCATAATTTGTATCGGGCTGTCCTAGTGTCGCAACCTAGGAAGGACAAACAGTGTCGTCACAGATAAAAACAATGTCGAGCCTTACTTTTTGCAAGTTGCCTTATTTCTGTTTCTTTTAGAGGAAAGATAGCAATTTCAGTCATTGCAGTCCTGTTGCACGAACACTGCTAGATCGCGGTGCCTCAAGATCGTAATTGCTACACTCAAAGGTTACATTGACCTTATACATATTACTTAACCATATGTTCGCCTAATCTATGACAACTGGTGTTTTCTTCATAGCAAagcacatgagttgtgctattttTATAAAATGAGCGAATCTGATAATGTCACTCCGTTTCTGACATTACAACACCAGTATATAATACTtccttcgtcccataatgtaagaccatGTTTCACTAGTGTCAAAAGAGGGACGGAGTGAGTGTATATAAGATAAGCAAAGCGGCATCAGGAGGATCTTGTGAAAACGGACGGACCACACAAAAGGCCGGACAATCAATACTAAAATCCTTCATTACAACACCTGCATTGAGCATCACCTTTCCACTGGGATATAAACAGTGCCCAGTATGCCATCCATCAAACAACAATAGGTTGATCCATACAAAATTGCATCTAGGTGCATGCATACTAACATAACATAATCCTGCCTAGTTTCGAATGTCAAAACAGCATGCAACATAGTCAGAACTCAAAGACATCACGCACTGCAATTTGGCCGTTCACAAGTCAGTTTCTTTCCACTGAACATTCCTTCTCACCTTAGCCTATTCGTTCAAGGTGTCTTCTCATCGGCGTTCACACTCCTGGACCCTCTTTTCCAAGTTGACAAGCTTTGCCTTTTCTGCTTCCACATCTCCCTTCAGCTCATTCAACTTCTTGCTGGCCAGGTCCGCCTCTCCCTCCAGCTCATCCAACTTCTTGCTAGCCAGGTCGGCCTCTCCCTTCAGCTCATCCAACTTCTTGCCTGCCAGGTCGGCCTTGTTGTCAGCTCGCACCGCCAGCGTCTCCAACATGTAAAGACTGGTTGGAACAGCAATTGAAGCCGTAACCGCGAACATCAGGTAATATAGGCATGTCTTACGGAACCAGCGAAGCTCCTGCCTGAGTTTCGCCACATCAGCAGCAGTGGCATATCGTTGCTGTAACAAAAGTGAAGTCAAATAATGAACCTAAATAGCAACTTTTGTGTATGTTTATTGCAGATACTTACGTAGTTCCCCCCTGTTCCTGCGGAGTACGTGCGGCATGAGGACTGTGGGAGCAAGCCACACACCTACATTGAAGCAGTTTTAATTATGTCAAACAAGCAAAGCAGAACGTAAGAAATAAAATGTCTTCCTTTAGATTTAGAGTCATAATTAAATGCAGTGTGAGACAGCCAAAAGAGTAGACTCTTTTGCAGATAGAAAATAGTTATTCACCATGCACAAGACTGCAGCAAAATAAAACTATTACAAATATAATTGGTTTTATTGAACAAGATAAGAGTCCTGAACTTAATTATGGTGTTTCAGTCACAAAAAAAAACTTACTTATGGTGCACCCTGCAGCAGTTCAATCACTAAGACAAACAAAAGCTGACAGTCCTAACCAGTAACCATCCAGAGGTAACCAAGACAAGGAAATTCGATACAGGAATGCTTCAGAAATTCGATAGATTTGAATATGATGATTGCGTGGGTTTGCAAGGGGAGAGAGGgtacgcaaggaagaagaaagcaaCTAGTATTATTTTTCCTTCGTTTCTCTCACGTGGTGCATGAAAACAGAGAACAACCGTCGGTTCAAAGTCCACGTAAAGGGACCATGTTACCCTTTTAGGCAAAGAGGTACGTTATAAAATTGAAAACTTTCCTAGGGAGATGTACCAAGCAAACCTCAATTCGATAACTAAATCGAAAGTGGAACTGGAAGTCTGGAACTCATGTACATGGAAACAAATGCGAACCTAGTACcaaaaaacaacaacaaagcctttagtcccaaacaagttggggtaggctaaaaTCAACCACAGGAAAATCAACCGCAAATCTGAAATGTATATGTATGCAAACTTCATCTTATGCATGTTAACAACCAGCCAAGCATACCTGAACCAAGTTGTCAGCAATGAGAGCAAGACTGAACCAATGCACAAAGACGGATAAGTGATAAAGCATGTAAGCTAGCAAAATAACACAGAACCTCTCCCGGCCCTTGCTCAGCCCCTACATATGGCGTTGGGAAAGGCCACGAAAACGCCAAATTGACACCAGTCCTAACAACAGAGCCACTGGCCGACAACTTGGCCTAGAGGGGCGCCATATTTTTGAGTTCATACAGCGCAATCAAACCCACACAAGTAAGTTCATACAGCGCAATCAACCCCACATAACTTTCAACATCCCAAATAACTCAAAATCATCGTCCAATTACACTGGAAGCCATCTCACCACAACAACCTAACCGACATTTCGAACTAATCACCACCAATAGGCTAACCAGGGAGCCTGCTGCCGCTGAGCAACACACATCAAATTGGAGAAGGGGCGGATGGAGGAAGAGAAGCGTGTGTCCGTACCTTGCGCCTGATGGCTTCCATGCCATGCAGGCTGCTGATGCCGGCCCTTCCCAGACGCGCTGCTTTGGCCAGCCGGCCCGCGCCACCCCAGCTCATCGGAGACATCACCCGAGATAGACGACGTGGCGGAGAAGCAGCCGGCGATGACGCGCTACGGCCGCCGCCCAGAAGCAGCAACCCC
Coding sequences within:
- the LOC123074208 gene encoding uncharacterized protein; this encodes MAAALRSAARKICGHAFERPQALLRTAASAAIKEERGRLLPGISHGRSSLRQFTSSESPSVLNNKNKGCRYFSQRGMNGLMKHKASSNHLVIRWLSREQSLKSRSCSLLSASEDKPPTYFVASRFICLAMMSVYILTLCHVSIPYYKSTMNVVEDK